The Triticum urartu cultivar G1812 chromosome 5, Tu2.1, whole genome shotgun sequence genome contains the following window.
TTGCCACGACATGACTCATCTCTGCCACTGCATCGCTCTTCTTCGATGCAGCTACGTCAGGGGCAGACATCTCAGGGGCATGGCACGGGCTTGGATTCGATGCCTGAGCAGTTTCTTTCCCCTAACCCATATGCGTACACAGGATATGATGCATACACCCAAGGTGAGGGATCTCAGCCGTATCTCTCCACGCGAGGGATCCCCATGCCCGAGGAGACTCGTGTACCAGCTTTAAACCAGCACCACGTACAATGGCCAGACAGTATAGGAGAGGGATATGCTTAGGTAGTCATGTTTACATTTCAATGCATTTACAATGATATCATATATTATCCTCTAACAGTTTGTTTAAAATGTTTCTATGTGCAGGACACACCTGATGTTAATTGGGGCGatgagaacacccaatgcggcGTCAACACAGGCCTCCGGGGAGCATCACATGATCATGGCGTCAACACAGGCCTCCGGGGAACATCACATGATCTTGGCGACCCGGTTACATCATTAGTTACAGAGTTTTTCGGAGGGGACGTTATTGGCCCATCTTTTATCCCCGCGGAGTCACAACCATACGCCTACAATTACGCTTCAGGTTCGCAACAAGGATTCGCGACTCCACCACCTACACAGGACTCGCAGACACATGAAGCCAAATTGGAGTACGGCCGCGGTCTTCGTGTGACCCGGCCACGTAATCGCTTGTCGCCTTCCGGTCGTAAGGAAAGGCCAGGTGGTCGTCGTAAAGTAGGGTGATTCATCTATGCACGTGCGCGACCCATTGTACCGTTTAATTCAGATGTACTTGCATTATTAGTTTGTACTCTCTTATTGTAAGGCATTATGTTCTATCTTAATTTTATTTTATAGTTGTTGCACGATGTTCGATAATTAGTGGAGGGAAAGAAAATGCCACTACTTTATTCTAAAACTATATATTTTTTCCATCACGACAAGGTACAACTGAAAATAAGATACAACACGACAAGGTACAACTGAAAATAAGATACATCGTAGAATTTCAATAAAGCTACATTTAACTACTGAAATGAAGCTACATTAAACTGCAGAAATAAAGATACAAATGATTGCGAAATTTAAAATACTACCACAGGAATCTATTGAGTCCAACGTGGATATTTTCCTTTTCCATCGCCACCTTCTTCTGCTGCCTTGGCCTGACGagccctttctttctttctctgcCTCTCCGCCTCACGAGCCTCCTTTCGCTGTCGTTCCTGCTCCTCCATGCGACGAGCCTCTTCCCTGTTTTTCTTTCCTAAATCCTGAAAAAACCGGTGTTGCTCCGCATAGTATTCTTTTAACTCTCTCTCTTGCTCTGCTTTCTCCTCAGCTTCCGCCTTCTCGCGTCGCTCTTCCGCATAGAAACTATTCCACGCACGGCGACTTCTTTCACGAATCTCGGTCACTGCCCAAGCCGGCATCTCCGTGTCAATCCAACGATAGTACATGCACAGAGGCGGAGGAGACTACAACGAAAAACCAGAATGTTATTAAAGAATCTATCAAAATACCAACAATATCTATTTGTGATGGTTAAAGCATACCGGAGGCTTGTCGTACTCTGAAATAGCTATGGGTGGATCTTCCTCATAATTGGCGCACATGAAAAACTTTATGCCCAACCAATCTGAAAAATCCGTAACCTCCTTCACCTTGCAAAGATCGCCACACCAACACCGCAGGACTGCCACCCCCGGAGGCAAACTTGCATTCTTCATTTTCCTCGGCCTAATGCTTTGATCCGAGCAAGGCAAACTCATACCGACTGAAAAAATGTGTTACACACTTTGCGCAGTGGCGATTTCAAGGATGGCTGGATGAGAGCCTCGGTGTCTCCTTTTATAAGCCCAGACGATAAATAATGGCGAGAAAATTAAGCGGTAAATTTTAGGATCCCTGTAGTGTCGGCACAACAGCTTCCCGCAGTATTGGATTCCCGCAGCGAGTGACTGATGCCGTCGCATCCGCTCAAGCAATAGCCAGAGCGATTCTCACAGTGCGGTCCTATCCGCTGAGGCAAAAGAAGCTAAAGCAGGACTGATTCTTGGGCGAAAGAAGCATCAGCGTGCATTTTCCCGCTCGTGGGAATCACCGCCGTCAGCGTCGCTGTTGCACATGGGAATCAGCGCCATCTGCAACAGGAAAATGCGTCGGGCGTGAAGAAAGATGCCGCCTCCTCCGATGGCGGCCTGGCCCACGCCTCGGCCAGCGCGCAGCTGAGGCTGTCGGACGGGGAGCGACAGCGGCAGAGCTCGCCGCCTCACCTAGTGGCGGTCGGGCCCACCGTTCCTGGCCCGTTCCGTCCCAGCTACTGCACTGTGCAAGAACCCGTTGTGCACCGCGCGGCCGCCTCCTGCGGTGGCGGCAGGGCCCGCCGCCTCGTGGTGTGGCGGCAGGTGACACGTGTCACCTGCCACGCTTGCCGCCACTAGAGAGGGGGTCTTTTTTGACAATTTTATCCGTAGGTAGTCTTTTTTGTCAATAGCGTTCGGCAGGGGGTCCTTTTGGACAAAAAATCCCATCCTCTGTACTACAGTGTCAGACAACGGGAGATGTCACGGCGTAAGAGCTTCCGATGGCACTCTGGTCCAGCCGTGATTGGCACAACACAAGGTGGAGGGCGAGCTTCTCCACCTGGTCCGGCTCCATGTTTTGCATCAGCGACTCCCAATCGTCGTTGGTGCCGGATCCATCACCGGACGTTGTGCTGCCGCTGCCGCCCACCATGGATTGTAAGGGAACGAGATGGAGAGAGGAGGAGACGAAGAGAAATGAAGTGGACAATGAGCTTTGACTCCGGTCTAGGGTTCGTCTGGATTGGGATAAATGCGAGGTCAAGATTGGTTAGGGTGAACCGATCCGACACGATAGACGTGTCTGAGTATGTGCGTGCCTCCACATACCCATTTTGAATTTAGGCTTGGTTTGAGGGGTGCCGATCAATTTAGACGACTGCGATCGATTTGAAGAGATCAAACTGTATCATGATTTTGTGACCGGGCTTTGAGTGGGTGGTGTCGTCGGCTCGGTCAGTTTGGGGCGCGGGGTTGTAGTTCGTCTCAGTCTGTGTAAGCACCCTCTAACACACAACGATCGTAAATTATGGGCAGCATGCACATGTGACATGTACTACCCCGGCAGATCAATGATGGTACATTGAAGAAAACGAGAGTGAAACTTGCACCAATGGATCCCATCTCATCTCAGGTAATAAAAAAAGTTACTAAGCTGGATAAGACAAAGAAAAAAATTCCAAAATCTTTACCACCGTCGAAGGAAAGAAATGGAAAACCCAATCACGAGATCAACCCCAGGAAGCCGGTGGCAGGTCCCTCTCCCATGGCCCACGTGGTTCACTCCCGGCCAAACGGCTACCTCCCTTTCCGTCCCCTCCTCATGCTCTCGCCCCGCCCAGCCGAATCAAACCTCAGCCGTCCGATCCGGCATCCCACGGCTGGCTCCCACCGACCGTTGCCCCACTCGAAGCGCTCGCACGTCAGAGCCGACTCACACCCCGACCCGACCGTTGGGCTCGCCGTTTTCGAAACCGGAGACGGAATCGAGGGGAATAAATAACGCCCCGCCGGCGACCACCTCTGCCATCGCTCAGATCCTCCTCCCGGTCCCCGAGGCCCCAATCGATTGCTCAATCCTTCCTCTCCACCGCCCCACCTTCAGATTCTGAGATCTCGCTATAATTTCGACCACCCTTCTTTCCCCTTTCTTTGAGCGCGAGGAATCGGCTTGAGCTGCTCAGCGCCCTGCTTGCTGCTGGTTCTTGAGCTGGGCTTCCTGCTTCTTTGATCGTTTGGCATTTTGAGCTGATTTGGAGGAGGCGGAGGTGATTCGGTGGAGGGATGTCGCGGCGGCTGTCGTTGCCGGCGAGCTCGCCGGTGACGGTGACCGTGTCGCCGAAGAGAGGGAATGGTGCTGGCGGCGGGAGCCCCGGGGATGGGGTCGTGAGGAGGGGGTCCGGGCTCACCAGCCCCGTGCCCAGGCACTCCATCGGCTCCTCCACCGCCACGCTGCAGGTCTCGCCGGTGCGCCGGAGCGGGGGGAGCCGGTACGCGTCGAGGGACGGCGCCGACGCGAGCGCCGAGTTCGTGCACTACACCGTGCACATCCCGCCCACGCCGGACAGGAACACGGCGTCCGCGTCCACGGACGCGCCCGCGGccgaggaggagggggaggtgctGCCGCAGAGGAGCTACGTCTCCGGCACCATCTTCACCGGCGGCCTCAACTGCGCCACGCGCGCCCACGTGCTCAGCAACTCCGCCGACGGCGCCCGGCCGGCCGCCTCCGTCAACATGTCCTGCAAGATGCGCGGCTGCGACATGCCGGCGTTCCTCAACGCCGGCCGCGGCGGCCACCCGCCCTGTGACTGCGGCTTCATGATCTGCGAGGAGTGCTACATGGACTGCGTCGCGGCCACCGGCAACTGCCCGGGCTGCAAGGAGGCGTACTCCGCGGGCAGCGACACCGACGACTCCGTcgacgaggacgacgacgacgccaTCTCCTCGTCGGAGGAGAGGGACCAGATGCCCATGACATCCGTGTCCAAGCGCTTCTCCATGGTTCACTCCATCAAGATGCCCATGCCCAGCTGCAACGGCAACGGCGGCGGCAAGCCGGCCGACTTCGACCACGCCCGGTGGCTCTTCGAGACCAAGGGCACCTACGGGTACGGCAACGCCCTATGGCCCAAGAACGAGCACGGCGGCGGCAGCACCGCTGGAGCCACCACCGGATTCGTCGGCATCGAGGAGCCGCCCAACTTCGGTGCCCGCTGCCGCCGGCCACTGACGAGGAAGACCAGCGTCTCTCAGGCCATCCTCAGCCCATACAGGTACCAATTCTTCCTGTAAAAACAATTGATTTTGGCTCCCTCGCACTCGCACGCTTGCAGCTGCTTAACTTGTCGCTTCTTCCTCTGCTCTGTGCAGGATGCTGATCGCGATCCGGCTGGTGGCGCTGGGGTTCTTCCTGGCGTGGCGCATCCGGCACCCCAATCCGGACGCCATGTGGCTGTGGGCGCTGTCGGTGACGTGCGAGGTGTGGTTCGCCTTCTCATGGCTGCTCGACAGCCTCCCCAAGCTCTGCCCCGTCAACCGCTCCTGCGACCTCGACGTCCTCGCCGACCGCTTCGAGTTGCCCACCGCCCGCAACCCCAAGGGCCGCTCCGACCTCCCCGGCATCGACGTTTTCGTCTCCACCGCTGACCCGGAGAAGGAGCCGCCGCTTGTCACCGCAAACACCATCCTCTCCATCCTCGCCGCCGACTACCCGGTCGAGAAGCTCGCCTGCTACCTCTCCGACGACGGCGGCGCGCTCCTCACCTTCGAAGCGCTCGCCGAGACCGCCAGCTTCGCGCGCACGTGGGTGCCGTTCTGCCGGAAGCACGGCGTCGAGCCGCGCTGCCCGGAGTCATACTTCGGCCAGAAGCGGGATTTCCTCAAGAACAAGGTGCGGCTGGACTTCGTCCGCGAGAGGAGGAAGGTGAAGCGGGAGTACGACGAGTTCAAGGTGCGGGTCAACTCGCTGACGGAGGCCATCCGCCGGCGCTCCGACGCGTACAATGCCGGCGAGGAGCTGCGAGCAAGAAGGCGCCTGCAAGAGGAGGCCGTGGCTGCCGGTGGTGCGCTGGGAGCAGCTCCGTTGGCAGAGACTGGGGCAGTGAAGGCGACATGGATGTCTGACGGCTCCCAGTGGCCCGGCACTTGGCTCACCGGTGCGACGGATCACGCGCGCGGCGACCACGCTGGCATCATTCAGGTGATTTATCGATCAAATCCATACTTGTTGCAGCTGACACAAATCCTTTCAAAATGCTTGTTCAATCGATTCGAAATGCTCATGTATCTTCTCCAATTAATTGATGAACGCGCAGGCAATGCTTGCGCCACCGACGTCGGAGCCAGTCCTTGGCGGTGAGCCGGCAGAGTCCGGTGCGCTGATCGACACGACGGGCGTGGACATCCGGCTGCCGATGCTGGTGTACGTTTCGCGCGAGAAGAGGCCCGGGTACGACCACAACAAGAAGGCCGGCGCCATGAACGCGCTGGTCAGGACGAGCGCCATCATGTCGAACGGGCCCTTCATCCTCAACCTGGACTGCGACCACTACGTGCACAACTCGGCGGCGCTCCGCGAAGGGATGTGCTACATGCTCGACCGCGGCGGCGACCGCGTCTGCTACGTGCAGTTCCCGCAGCGGTTCGAGGGCATCGACCCCAACGACCGGTACGCCAACCACAACCTCGTCTTCTTCGACGTCGCCATGCGCGCCATGGACGGGCTGCAGGGCCCCATGTACGTCGGCACGGGCTGCATCTTCCGCCGCACCGCTCTGTATGGGTTCAGCCCGCCGCGCGCCACCGAGCACCACGGCTGGCTCGGGAGGAAGAAGATCAAGCTGTTCCTGAGGAAGCCCACCATGGGGAAGAAGACGGACAGGGAGAGCGAGCACGAGTCTATGCTGCCGCCGATCGAGGACGACGACCACAACCAGCTCGGCGACATCGAGTCATCGGCGCTGATGCCGAAGCGGTTCGGCAGCTCGGCCACGTTCGTGTCGTCGATCCCCGTGGCAGAGTACCAGGGGAGGCTCCTGCAGGACATGCCGGGGGTGCACCAGGGCCGTCCAGCCGGTGCTCTCGCCGTGCCCCGCGAGCCGCTCGACGCGGCCACCGTCGGCGAGGCCATCAGCGTGATCTCGTGCTTCTACGAGGAGAAGACAGAGTGGGGGCGGCGCATCGGGTGGATCTACGGGTCGGTGACGGAGGACGTGGTGACCGGGTACCGGATGCACAACCGCGGCTGGCGGTCGGTGTACTGCGTGACCCGCCGCGACGCGTTCCGAGGCACCGCGCCCATCAACCTCACCGACCGGCTCCACCAGGTGCTCCGGTGGGCGACGGGGTCCGTGGAGATCTTCTTCTCCCGCAACAACGCATTGTTCGCCACCCGGCGGATGAAGCTGCTGCAGCGCGTGGCCTACTTCAACGTGGGCATGTACCCGTTCACCTCCATGTTCCTCATCGTCTACTGCGTGCTCCCCGCCGTCTCCCTCTTCACCGGCAAGTTCATCGTGCAGCACCTGAGCGCCACGTTCCTCGTCTTCCTGCTCATCATCACCATCACGCTGTGCCTGCTGGCGCTGCTGGAGATCAAGTGGTCCGGGATCACGCTGCACGAGTGGTGGCGCAACGAGCAGTTCTGGGTGATCGGGGGCACCAGCGCGCACCCGGCGGCAGTGCTGCAGGGCCTCCTCAAGGTGATCGCCGGCGTGGACATCTCCTTCACGCTCACGTCCAAGCCCGGCGGCGcggacgacggcgaggaggaCACGTTCGCGGAGCTGTACGAGGTGCGGTGGAGCTTCCTGATGGTGCCCCCCGTGACCATCATGATGCTGAACGCGGTGGCGCTGGCGGTGGGGACGGCGAGGACGCTGTACAGCGAGTTCCCGCAGTGGAGCAAGCTGCTGGGCGGCGCCTTCTTCAGCTTCTGGGTGCTGTGCCACCTCTACCCCTTCGCCAAGGGGCTCCTGGGGCGCCGCGGCCGCGTGCCCACCATCGTCTTCGTCTGGTCCGGCCTCATCTGCATGATCGTGTCGCTGCTCTGGGTCTACATCAGCCCGCCTGCCGGTGCCAGGCCGGGCATCGGCGGCTTCAGCTTCCCGTAGTGGTGGCAGTTACCAAGTTCATCTGAAGAAGCTCGCATGAAGGAGCACTTGCTTCATGGAGTTCAGTTATTGTTAGTAGCTGTTTGATGGTGGATTCCTAGGCAGCTGAGCTCAACTGCTGATTTATCAAGATATTAAGACATGTTGTTCTAACTATTGTAACTGTATACTGTGATTGGGGGTGTACTGTCAGTGTCATGACATTGTTATTCATCTGGGTCAGTGAGCTAGAAATACTTGGAGTTCAGGTATTGTTGAACCATAATACTCTTGTCACATTTCCGGTGATTCAGAGCCATTGTGAACAACTTTGGTCACTTGTGAATTCTCAGAGTGATTCAGAGCCATTGTGAACAACTTTGGCCAAGCCAATCAGGATATGACCATATTCACGCAGAGCGGATGTGAGCAACTTTGTTCACTTATGAATTTGACACCCTGCGGTGTATACAAACAATGTCTTGCCTGAATTTGGCACACTGCGGTGTATAAAAAACTCAGAAGGTGTCACAAAACCAAATTGCTTGAATATTTATCTTTTATTAATGCTTGAAGCAACTTTCACACGAACAATTTACTATGTTGACCAGTCTGCCATGCTGTGATGTTGTTGTCTAATACAGAGCTGCCACCTAgggacgagacttgcctgctcccccGGCGTGTGCCCATCTGTGCTCCCACGTACGTGGCTTGATTTAATTGGAACAAAATAAGACCCGGTCCCACCcccttaaaatcaggggggaggGGGAAGGAGATGATTAGATtcgaaaaaaaagaagaaaaaagacaACCGTAGGATGAAGTGGGAGCACGGATAGGAGCATGAAaagggagcaggcaagccggatccgCCACCTAGGACCTAGGAGGATGGTGCGAGACTGCCAGAGTGTCCTGAATGTGGGATTTTGGTCGTATCGGTGACCTTTCTCCCCGTGAATGGCGTACAACTCTTGTCGCAACTCGATTTTGCCTGCTTTTGCGAGCATGGTCGTCAACTTGCATGGAATCTCATGTTATGACCGTGCATATGCTTGGTTCACGAAAAGTGGAGGTGACAACACATGCGTACTTGATTTGATGGTGCTTTTGAAGTATCTGGTCTCGAGCTCCGAGGAGAAACCCTAGGCCTGGCCCTAGTTGGTCATATCAGACAATGACGACGTTCTCTTCATCGTTACCTTGTTCAAGGCGTTGTTTGGAGCTTGTTTTAACATGATCTTTAGGGTGAAAGCCCACGGTCTGTTGCGGTGCAGCAACCAAGCAAAAAAAATTACATTACCAGGAGCCCAAGCTTTCCAGATGATTGATTTGAACCCAACTGCAAGCGGGGCTTGGTTGAATTGGTAGTGCTATGCAGAGCGGGCAGTATAGGAGTTGCTGCCTCCGGCCATCCATCTGATTTGATCCGGAGTTTGAGCTGAAATCACAACATCCGAAGTCTGAATTTTTTGCCGAAGCTGCAGAAAGTCGTTGGCGATCTCGAAGGTGTTGTCGTGTTGTATGTCTCAAATCCATTCGTCATTAACTAGGACCGATACCACCATTCTGTTCTTTCTTCTGGTGTGGTTGAAGAGGGTCGGGAAAACAGAGCAGAGGGGGGCCGGTCCAAGCCAGGAGCACTTCCAAAAACTCGTTGACTGACCGTTGCCGATGGTGATCTCGATGGCCTCGGCAAACAACTCTTGATCTCTAGGATTAGTAGAGAGAGGGAATGCCATCCACGGCCGTTGCGGCAGCTGCGGCAGCTGCCAGGACAGCCAAAACCAGTGGAGACTAAGAGCAGTGCTGAAGCGCTACAAGTCTGGGATGACCAGCCCCCCTTGTCTATCGGCGGACAGACTGAATTCCATGCCAATTTGCATTTACCACCGGCCAGCGAGTCCTCCTGTGCCCAAAGGAAATGGCGACATGTCTTATTGATCTCTTTTAGAATCATCTTCGACACCCGGAGCACCGTGAGGGCGAAGGTGGGTAGCGCAGAGAGAACTGCATGCACCAGCGCCCATACATGCGCGCCTACCAGATTCATCAATTTGCCCTTCCATCCAGCAAGGCGAGCTCGGATATGATCAATGATGAGTTGGAATTGAACTAAACACAGTCTTCTTGGGGAGATGGGCAGACCCAGATACGTTGTCGGAAAAGCAGTCGTCTACCCCTTGAACTCCTACAACACATCCGACAATGGCACATTCTCGCAATTTATTGGGACGACCGTTGATTTGTCTTGATTTAGCTTCAATCATGTTGCTTGCCCGAAGGAGATGAGTAAGTTGAGCAAGTTGTCCACCTCCTCCTTGACTGGATTTGCAAAGATAACTGCATCATCAGCATAAAGACTAATCCTCAAGCTCATTCCGCACCCTGGTAGGGGGGCAAGCACACCACGAGCACTAGCAACCTCCAACAGGCGATGAAGCAGGTCAATCGCCATGGTGAAGAGCAAGGGGGGGAGGGAGTCGCCTTGTCTCAACCCTTTGCCATGCTCGAAGGAGGGCCCAAAGATTCCATTCAATAGGCATGACGAAGAAGCAGAGTAAAATAACAATGCCATCCAATCCCTCCATTTCGAAGGAAAGCCCATATGCTGCATGAGATCGAGCATATATTCCCAGGAGACGGAGTCGAATGCTTTGGCAGTGTCCAGCTTGAAAAACAAGGCACTTTTCTTCTGACGATGCAACATTTTGACACAACTTTGCACGTATAGATAGCTATCGTGAATGCATTTACCCTTCTGAAATGCATTCTGCGCTAGAGAGATGATGTTGTTCAGAGCAGCAGCCAGTCTGGTCGAGAGGACCTTGGAGATGATTTCGCCACAGAGTGAATTAGGCTGATCGGTTTGTAATGACCCGGCTCGCTCGCACCATCTTTCTTAGGTAGAAGGGTGATGAGCGCCTTGTTGATCTCACAGAAATTCTGCCCTGCAAGCTGATAGAATTTATGAAACACAGCCATGATCTCCTCTTGGATGATTGGCCAGCAGGATTTGTAGATTTGTCCTGTGAAACCATCTCGGCCCAGCGCTTTTTCAGAGGGGGAGGCGACGATCGTAGCCCAAACTTCAGCTATGTAGAAGGGTGACAAAAGGCCATGATCATCAATCACTGGGATATTGAGAGCGTCCCAGTTGAGTGATTTCTCCCTGCGTTCCCGCTGACCAATCCCAGTGGCAAAGTGCTCATACATGGCCTTTTCTTTCTCTGCATGATCGGAGACCTCTCTGTTGTCCACTCTCAACGAGTGGATGAAGTTTTTCCTCCGTTGGgctcttgatgacccacaagtataggagatctatcatagtcatttcgataagtaagagtgtcgaacccaacgaggagcagaaggaaatgataagcggtttccagcaaggtattctctgcaagtactgaaataagtggtaacaaatagttttgtgataggataatttgtaacgagcaacaagtaacaaaagtaaataaagtgcagcaaggtggcccaatcatttttgtagcaaaggacaagcctggacaaactcttatatagagaaaagcgctcccgaggacacatgggaatatcgtcaagctagttttcatcacgctcatatgattcgcgttcggtactttgataatttggtatatgcgtggaccggtgcttgggtactgcccttacttggacaagcatcccacttatgattaacctctattgcaagcatccacaactacaacaaaagtattaaggtaaatctaaccatagtgtcgtggaattgtcacggcaaatgtcctcttgcaaggactttatcgtggagccatcgcaactaggaagcttaaaggggttaatcgggacaaaggacacgcgaggtttatactagttcagccccttacggtgaaggaaggcctacgtatagttgggttggaattgcttgaggtttcgatgaccagggagcgagatacgctatgcccggttctcgatctcttgtttcttctgtccctaagccgccagcgggtcatccccttatatacacgggtcgacgccctacggcttacagagtcccggccgactcataaacagtgtccggctcggtgactagttatttctaccttacaatacaagtcgCGCCCTCATGGCGGTTTATCACCATGGGCCCTAAATCGTCTGTGGGCCTTTAGACCCTTTACTGAACCGCCATCCTCACATCTTGGTCTTGGGCTTCAGATGGGCTTCtctttgcgtaacccggcccctcctgggcagcTTACGTAAATaattatatccccaacattaggccccagattgatttgaaccggttcatgtcaatctttaAAAACCTTATAAACTAGCCCTTAGTCTTCTATTTTGCGCGGAAATTctaacccgccgtgacgtcatcatCCAGATCCGGGTCAAATTTCTGTGACGTCATCTTCAATAAAATTCATATTTTAATCTGTCATATCCTCCAACGAATCTTTGCCTTTACTAACCATCCCGAG
Protein-coding sequences here:
- the LOC125508155 gene encoding cellulose synthase-like protein D4, translating into MSRRLSLPASSPVTVTVSPKRGNGAGGGSPGDGVVRRGSGLTSPVPRHSIGSSTATLQVSPVRRSGGSRYASRDGADASAEFVHYTVHIPPTPDRNTASASTDAPAAEEEGEVLPQRSYVSGTIFTGGLNCATRAHVLSNSADGARPAASVNMSCKMRGCDMPAFLNAGRGGHPPCDCGFMICEECYMDCVAATGNCPGCKEAYSAGSDTDDSVDEDDDDAISSSEERDQMPMTSVSKRFSMVHSIKMPMPSCNGNGGGKPADFDHARWLFETKGTYGYGNALWPKNEHGGGSTAGATTGFVGIEEPPNFGARCRRPLTRKTSVSQAILSPYRMLIAIRLVALGFFLAWRIRHPNPDAMWLWALSVTCEVWFAFSWLLDSLPKLCPVNRSCDLDVLADRFELPTARNPKGRSDLPGIDVFVSTADPEKEPPLVTANTILSILAADYPVEKLACYLSDDGGALLTFEALAETASFARTWVPFCRKHGVEPRCPESYFGQKRDFLKNKVRLDFVRERRKVKREYDEFKVRVNSLTEAIRRRSDAYNAGEELRARRRLQEEAVAAGGALGAAPLAETGAVKATWMSDGSQWPGTWLTGATDHARGDHAGIIQAMLAPPTSEPVLGGEPAESGALIDTTGVDIRLPMLVYVSREKRPGYDHNKKAGAMNALVRTSAIMSNGPFILNLDCDHYVHNSAALREGMCYMLDRGGDRVCYVQFPQRFEGIDPNDRYANHNLVFFDVAMRAMDGLQGPMYVGTGCIFRRTALYGFSPPRATEHHGWLGRKKIKLFLRKPTMGKKTDRESEHESMLPPIEDDDHNQLGDIESSALMPKRFGSSATFVSSIPVAEYQGRLLQDMPGVHQGRPAGALAVPREPLDAATVGEAISVISCFYEEKTEWGRRIGWIYGSVTEDVVTGYRMHNRGWRSVYCVTRRDAFRGTAPINLTDRLHQVLRWATGSVEIFFSRNNALFATRRMKLLQRVAYFNVGMYPFTSMFLIVYCVLPAVSLFTGKFIVQHLSATFLVFLLIITITLCLLALLEIKWSGITLHEWWRNEQFWVIGGTSAHPAAVLQGLLKVIAGVDISFTLTSKPGGADDGEEDTFAELYEVRWSFLMVPPVTIMMLNAVALAVGTARTLYSEFPQWSKLLGGAFFSFWVLCHLYPFAKGLLGRRGRVPTIVFVWSGLICMIVSLLWVYISPPAGARPGIGGFSFP